Sequence from the Cuniculiplasma divulgatum genome:
ACTGCTGGCCGGCCGTTGTATTATAGTGAAATTCGGAGTAGAATTGAGACATGCTTGAATTTCCAAAGCTGAGCTGGCCTGGAAGCTCAATGTACTTCAGGCCCTTGGATATTGCAGCAGATCTGTAAATGTAAAGAAATCCCAGATCACCGCTTATGAGCGGTGAAACAAGCTCTGCAGCGTTGGAATCCGTTCTGACTCCTCTGTTGTCTGCAATCCTATTGATGAAGAATGACTGATTGTTTTCATAAAGCGATCCTGCAATCTCAAGGGACAGGTATGCCCTGAGCCCTGCTGGATCGCTGCTTGCATTGGATATTCCTATGCTTACGCTACCAGCGGTCAGGTTCATGAATGCGTCCCTGTATGCTGCATCTTTCTGGGACGCATTCTCTGTGCTGTTTGCCTCAGAGAAGAGTTTCACTATTTTTTCAACCGTGGAATTTGCGCTGTTGGCATACGCCAGGACAAGCTGGTCTGCGGCAAACGCTATTGCCCATCCGCTGTACCTTTGTCCAAGAGATGATCTTGCATATGTGCTCAGTGCCACCGATATGAAGACACTGGCGGGAACACCCTGTGATATCTCTTCTGCCAGGGTATAGGATCCTCCGCCCTTTGCCGGTTCAACAGCAATGCCTGTGGCATTGTGGAAGTTTGCCATGAGGGCATCGGACTCCGCAACATATGCATCTGCAGTATAAACGACCAGGCCTGTTGAGGGCCGGTCAATTTCAAGTCCTATGCCCACGCTTACCAGGATCAGGACAACAAGTATGACTGCAATTACTGTCTTCCGCACCTGTGGCTGATCTGTCCTGTAAATATAAATAGTTTGAAAATTGGCAAAAATTAAACAATATTGTTTTACTATGGTCCTGGTGAACAGGAAAGACAGTAGCCGTTATGGCTTCCTCACGGAGAGGCAGATGCAGATTCTCAGGTTGAGGAAAGATGGAATGAAACAGGGCGAGATAGCTTCTCGCCTTGGAACAACCAGGCAGAATATAGCCATACTTGAAAGCAGGGCAGTGAAGAAGATAGAGGAGGCCGCCATGACACTGCAGATGCTTGAGGTCCAGGGCACCGTATGCGTAACGGGGATACCGGCTGGAATACACATACTGGATGCCGCCAGGGCGATCATAGACGAGGCTGACAGAAACGGAATCAGGCTGAAAGGAAATATGGTTGACCTTGTCTCCTGGTTAAAGTCAAACATGGAAGGGAACATAATTTCCGGTAAAATAGATACTGGGGTGAGGGTTATGATTCTTTCGGATGGAAGATACCTGAAGCTTCCAGCTCAGTGAAGTCACCGGAATCTCATGGTTCCACCAGAAGGGCTGCCCGGCTGCTTATACCTGAACAGCATGGAATAGAGGTGAAGTGGGGTTCTGCCCTTCTGCTCAGGCTCCTTCAGGCCCATGAAGAGCAGGGATGACAGGAACCTTCCGGAAAAAACTACTGAATATGAAAATATAAGCGCAAGGTGCAGCGGGAAGTGGTCAATCATGATCTGGAGCAGGTATCCACCAGCCAGGGCTCCCACAAGATATACAATGCCATTGAACCCGTTTATTATTGATATGTACTCTGCCCTGTGACCGTTGGGAACAATATCCAGCAGGTAGGAATTCATCACCACATTCTGTATGGATCCAAGCACCCCGCTGTACAGCTCCATTATGATGAATTCCCAGAAGTTGGTGAAGAAAGCATAGAGAAGAGGTATTGCGCTGAGCATCATGCGGTTTGCAAGTATTAACGGGGCACGGTTTATGTTGTCAGTAACCTTTCCCAGGAGGTACTGGACCACTACAGACATGGAAAGGGATGCCACGGTCAGTATGGCAACATCAGACAGGTTAAAGTGCATCACAAGCACGATTGTTATGGGAAACATGGGCCAGGCCATTGACCAGAACAGCCCCTGCACATTCATGGCCATGAAGTACTTGTAAAACAGTGGATTCTTCTTGAGTTCCTTCAGAGTTTTCCGGATGTTTCCGGTGAGTTCCTTCTGCTTCTCAGGTTCCTTCAGCATCGCCATTAGGATTCCGGAAATCACGTATGAACCGGCTGAAGCAGAAAATGGAATGAAGATGTCCCTGGTAACCTGCCCCTGGAACAGGAATGTCATCACCACCAGGGATCCAATGGTGCCCAGGGAGCTCAGGATATTGATTATGGAGAGGAACCTGCCCCGGGTTGTGGTATCAGTCTGATCGGCAATGAGGGAGAACCAGTTCACAGTAATCAGTGATGCAAACAGGGAGATTGCCGCATATACAACAACGAGCTGCACCGGGGTCCGTATGCTCCCCATCATGTACCACAGGACGGCAAGAATGGCGCTTCCTGCAATGAGGAATGGCCTCCTCCTGCCAACACGGTCACTGAGCCTGCCCCAGAGAAGCTGTCCCCCATTTGATAGTGCATTTGCAGTGGACTGGAGCCAGCCCATGTCCACGGCAGTGGCGCCTATATACACACCGAAAACTCCAACGAAGGAACTTGCAGCGGTTGCCCCCACAGCCACAACAAATGACCGTATGGCAATCAGCGTCTTAT
This genomic interval carries:
- a CDS encoding substrate-binding domain-containing protein, whose protein sequence is MRKTVIAVILVVLILVSVGIGLEIDRPSTGLVVYTADAYVAESDALMANFHNATGIAVEPAKGGGSYTLAEEISQGVPASVFISVALSTYARSSLGQRYSGWAIAFAADQLVLAYANSANSTVEKIVKLFSEANSTENASQKDAAYRDAFMNLTAGSVSIGISNASSDPAGLRAYLSLEIAGSLYENNQSFFINRIADNRGVRTDSNAAELVSPLISGDLGFLYIYRSAAISKGLKYIELPGQLSFGNSSMSQFYSEFHYNTTAGQQSGAPIYLYASALANGTDPAASIEFVSYIPGNDSFLSSYGMRPLKEPLLFNNTQPPAGIMALISAGRIVYGGPIPA
- a CDS encoding Tfx family DNA-binding protein; the protein is MNRKDSSRYGFLTERQMQILRLRKDGMKQGEIASRLGTTRQNIAILESRAVKKIEEAAMTLQMLEVQGTVCVTGIPAGIHILDAARAIIDEADRNGIRLKGNMVDLVSWLKSNMEGNIISGKIDTGVRVMILSDGRYLKLPAQ
- a CDS encoding MFS transporter; the protein is MFNKTLIAIRSFVVAVGATAASSFVGVFGVYIGATAVDMGWLQSTANALSNGGQLLWGRLSDRVGRRRPFLIAGSAILAVLWYMMGSIRTPVQLVVVYAAISLFASLITVNWFSLIADQTDTTTRGRFLSIINILSSLGTIGSLVVMTFLFQGQVTRDIFIPFSASAGSYVISGILMAMLKEPEKQKELTGNIRKTLKELKKNPLFYKYFMAMNVQGLFWSMAWPMFPITIVLVMHFNLSDVAILTVASLSMSVVVQYLLGKVTDNINRAPLILANRMMLSAIPLLYAFFTNFWEFIIMELYSGVLGSIQNVVMNSYLLDIVPNGHRAEYISIINGFNGIVYLVGALAGGYLLQIMIDHFPLHLALIFSYSVVFSGRFLSSLLFMGLKEPEQKGRTPLHLYSMLFRYKQPGSPSGGTMRFR